In a single window of the Terrirubrum flagellatum genome:
- a CDS encoding GNAT family N-acetyltransferase: MTTDIAAARAIEERMLNAWPSVETLVAGDWLLRFANGYSKRSNSATTLREGGDMDDAMIDHVAARANLWGIPAIVRISPLCASTLEARLTARDFQEIEPTFGMMREIGDAAAGDARVELPAAPDADWITANASSYGGVKSDATKLRAILERIRPQAAFATFIENGVRVAWGIGVIERGMIGLQDIVVSPDLRGRGVGRALVASLMAWGRENGARHAYLHVLETNEGARKLYRNLGFSDVYTIRHRVLARA; the protein is encoded by the coding sequence ATGACGACCGACATCGCCGCGGCGCGCGCCATCGAGGAGCGCATGCTGAACGCCTGGCCATCGGTTGAGACCCTGGTCGCCGGCGACTGGCTGCTGCGCTTCGCCAACGGCTATTCCAAACGGTCGAACTCCGCGACCACGCTGCGTGAGGGCGGCGACATGGACGACGCCATGATCGATCACGTCGCGGCGCGCGCGAATCTCTGGGGCATCCCTGCGATCGTCCGCATCTCGCCGCTCTGCGCTTCGACCCTTGAGGCTCGTCTGACCGCGCGCGACTTCCAAGAGATCGAGCCGACCTTCGGCATGATGCGCGAGATCGGCGACGCGGCCGCTGGAGATGCGCGCGTCGAACTTCCCGCCGCGCCCGACGCTGACTGGATCACAGCCAACGCCTCCTCCTACGGCGGCGTGAAGTCAGATGCGACGAAACTCAGAGCGATCCTCGAACGCATCCGTCCGCAGGCGGCTTTCGCGACGTTCATCGAAAATGGCGTCCGCGTCGCCTGGGGCATCGGCGTCATCGAACGCGGCATGATCGGCCTGCAGGATATCGTCGTGTCGCCTGATCTGCGCGGACGCGGCGTCGGGCGCGCGCTCGTCGCGTCACTGATGGCGTGGGGCCGCGAGAATGGCGCGCGCCACGCCTATCTCCATGTGCTTGAAACCAACGAAGGGGCGCGGAAACTCTATCGCAATCTCGGCTTTTCCGACGTCTATACGATCAGGCATCGCGTTCTCGCGCGCGCCTGA
- the glpK gene encoding glycerol kinase GlpK yields the protein MATYLLAIDQGTTSSRAILFDRKLAVVASAQKEFPQHFPASGWVEHDPEDIWSTTLAVCRAALRKAGATAPEIAAIGITNQRETTLVWDRATGKPIHNAIVWQDRRVADACEKLKQAGHEPLVQGRTGLVIDAYFSGLKAAWILDHVRGARVKAERGELCFGTVDSFLLWRLTGGAVHATDVTNASRTMLFDIHKGAWDEELCRLIGVPMAMLPDVKECVADFGTAEAKLFGKPIAIKGVAGDQQAATVGQACFAPGMAKSTYGTGCFALLNTGATPVASTNKLLTTIAYQIGGERAYALEGSIFIAGAAVQWLRDGLRIIRKAAETGPLAAEADPKQRVYLVPAFVGLGAPHWDSEARGAMFGLTRNSGPAEFARAALESVCFQTLDLIAAMKSDWHAAADAETVLRVDGGMVASDWTMQRLADILAAPVDRPTMLETTALGAGYLAGLGAGVCPEPARFAKSWKRDTRFKPKMKTPEREAAIAGWRDAVRRTLSD from the coding sequence ATGGCGACCTATCTCTTGGCGATCGATCAGGGTACGACCTCGTCGCGGGCCATCCTGTTCGACCGGAAGCTTGCAGTGGTCGCGTCCGCCCAGAAGGAATTCCCGCAGCATTTCCCGGCGTCGGGCTGGGTCGAGCATGATCCCGAGGACATCTGGTCGACGACGCTCGCGGTCTGCCGCGCGGCGCTTCGCAAGGCCGGCGCGACTGCGCCCGAGATCGCTGCGATCGGCATCACCAATCAGCGCGAGACGACCTTGGTTTGGGATCGCGCCACGGGAAAGCCGATCCATAACGCCATCGTGTGGCAGGACCGCCGCGTCGCCGACGCCTGCGAGAAGCTGAAGCAGGCCGGCCATGAGCCGTTGGTTCAGGGCAGGACCGGTCTCGTCATCGACGCCTATTTCTCGGGGCTGAAGGCAGCCTGGATTCTCGACCATGTGCGCGGCGCGCGAGTGAAGGCGGAGCGAGGCGAACTCTGCTTCGGCACCGTCGATTCCTTCCTGCTGTGGCGGCTGACCGGCGGCGCGGTCCACGCGACCGATGTCACCAACGCTTCGCGCACCATGCTGTTCGACATCCATAAGGGCGCCTGGGACGAGGAGCTTTGCCGGCTGATCGGCGTGCCCATGGCGATGCTTCCCGACGTGAAGGAATGCGTCGCCGATTTCGGCACGGCCGAAGCGAAGCTGTTCGGCAAGCCGATCGCCATCAAGGGCGTGGCGGGCGATCAGCAGGCGGCGACGGTCGGGCAGGCCTGTTTCGCGCCCGGCATGGCCAAGTCGACTTACGGCACCGGCTGTTTCGCGCTCCTGAATACGGGGGCGACGCCGGTCGCCTCGACCAATAAGCTCCTGACCACCATCGCCTACCAGATCGGCGGCGAGCGGGCCTATGCGCTGGAAGGCTCGATCTTCATCGCCGGCGCCGCCGTGCAGTGGCTGCGGGACGGATTGAGAATCATTCGCAAAGCCGCCGAAACCGGGCCTCTGGCGGCCGAGGCCGACCCGAAGCAGCGAGTCTATCTCGTCCCGGCCTTCGTCGGGCTCGGCGCGCCGCATTGGGATTCGGAAGCGCGCGGCGCAATGTTCGGCCTGACGCGCAACAGCGGGCCGGCCGAATTCGCACGGGCGGCGCTGGAGAGCGTCTGCTTCCAGACGCTCGACCTGATCGCGGCGATGAAATCGGACTGGCATGCGGCCGCCGACGCCGAGACGGTGCTCCGGGTCGATGGCGGCATGGTCGCCAGCGATTGGACCATGCAGCGTCTGGCCGACATTCTCGCCGCGCCGGTCGATCGGCCGACCATGCTGGAGACCACCGCGCTGGGAGCGGGCTATCTCGCGGGCCTCGGCGCCGGCGTTTGCCCGGAGCCGGCGCGATTCGCCAAAAGCTGGAAGCGGGATACGCGATTCAAGCCGAAGATGAAGACGCCGGAACGGGAGGCGGCCATCGCCGGCTGGCGCGACGCCGTGCGCCGCACCCTAAGCGATTGA
- a CDS encoding ABC transporter ATP-binding protein, with the protein MNEPVLSVCDLRVEFRTRRGALTALDQVSFDISRGEILGVVGESGAGKSVTGAAVIGLIDPPGRIAGGEIRLNGERIDNLAPEALRRLRGKRIGMIFQDPLAALNPLYTIGAQLIETIRIHLGMTVRQARQRAIDLLAEVGVPSAAQRIDAYPHEFSGGLRQRAMIALALCAEPELLIADEPTTALDVSVQAQIIELILKLRRDHGTAVMLITHDMGVIAEAADRVAVMYAGRIAEIGFARDVITAPLHPYASGLMRSIPSLDAKSDRLMQIAGAMPRLSAIPAGCAFHPRCPHAFERCRFERPEPKPIAGRDDHIVACHLHDAPSREAAA; encoded by the coding sequence ATGAATGAGCCTGTCCTCTCCGTTTGCGATCTCAGGGTCGAATTCCGGACGCGCCGCGGCGCGCTGACCGCGCTCGACCAGGTGTCGTTCGATATCAGCCGGGGCGAGATCCTCGGCGTCGTCGGCGAATCCGGCGCCGGCAAGTCGGTCACCGGAGCCGCCGTCATCGGGCTGATCGACCCGCCCGGCCGCATCGCCGGCGGCGAGATCAGGCTGAATGGCGAACGCATCGACAATCTCGCGCCGGAAGCTCTGCGCCGGCTGCGCGGCAAGCGCATCGGCATGATCTTCCAGGACCCGCTGGCGGCGCTCAATCCGCTCTATACGATCGGCGCGCAGCTCATCGAAACGATCCGCATCCATCTCGGCATGACTGTGCGACAGGCCCGCCAGCGCGCCATCGATCTCCTCGCCGAAGTCGGCGTCCCTTCAGCCGCGCAACGCATCGACGCCTATCCCCACGAATTCTCCGGCGGCCTGCGCCAGCGCGCGATGATCGCGCTCGCGCTCTGCGCCGAACCCGAACTGCTGATCGCAGACGAACCGACCACGGCGCTCGATGTTTCCGTGCAGGCGCAGATCATCGAACTCATCCTGAAGCTCCGCCGCGACCATGGAACGGCGGTGATGCTGATCACCCACGACATGGGCGTCATCGCCGAAGCGGCGGATCGCGTCGCGGTGATGTATGCCGGCCGCATCGCCGAGATCGGCTTCGCGCGCGACGTGATCACGGCGCCGCTGCATCCTTACGCGTCAGGGCTCATGCGTTCGATCCCGTCGCTCGATGCGAAATCGGATCGGCTGATGCAGATCGCGGGCGCCATGCCGCGCCTGTCCGCGATCCCCGCGGGCTGCGCCTTCCATCCCAGATGCCCGCACGCCTTCGAGCGCTGCAGGTTCGAACGGCCGGAACCCAAGCCGATCGCAGGCCGCGACGATCACATTGTCGCCTGCCATCTTCACGACGCGCCAAGCAGGGAAGCCGCGGCGTGA
- a CDS encoding M20 aminoacylase family protein, with product MPVINRVAELADEITVWRRHLHENPEILYEVHETAAFVADKLKSFGVDEVVTGLGRTGVVGVIKGAKPGKGKTIALRADMDALPIEELTDLPYKSKKPGAMHACGHDGHTAMVLGAAKYLAETRNFAGTAVLIFQPAEEGGNGALAMIEDGMMERFGVDEVYGLHNDPTIAIGKFGIRPGAVMAAMDRFTINISGKGSHGAAPHLSVDPVLILSQVITALQSIASRNVDPIESIVVSTCVVEAGSAFNIIPQTAKLVGTVRTLSEKTRDLAETRMKEICAGVATSFGAKIDVDYWRGTPVLVNNDEKAEFAAKIAREVVGEANVNDNVKQIMGGEDFAFMLNSRPGAFIFLGNGDTPYCHHPSYNFSDEAIPFGVSYFVRLVETATQAQ from the coding sequence GTGCCCGTCATCAACCGCGTCGCCGAATTGGCCGACGAAATCACCGTCTGGCGTCGCCATCTGCATGAAAACCCTGAAATCCTCTACGAAGTGCATGAAACGGCGGCGTTCGTCGCGGACAAGCTGAAGAGCTTCGGCGTCGATGAAGTGGTCACGGGGCTTGGGCGCACCGGCGTCGTCGGCGTCATCAAGGGAGCGAAGCCGGGCAAGGGCAAGACGATCGCGCTGCGCGCCGACATGGATGCGCTGCCGATCGAGGAGCTGACCGATCTCCCCTACAAGTCGAAGAAACCGGGCGCGATGCACGCCTGCGGTCACGACGGGCACACCGCCATGGTGCTCGGCGCCGCTAAATATCTCGCCGAGACGCGCAACTTTGCGGGAACCGCGGTGCTCATCTTCCAGCCGGCGGAAGAGGGCGGCAACGGCGCGCTCGCCATGATCGAGGACGGCATGATGGAGCGCTTCGGCGTCGACGAGGTCTATGGCCTCCACAACGACCCGACCATCGCCATCGGCAAGTTCGGCATCCGTCCCGGCGCCGTGATGGCGGCGATGGACAGGTTCACCATCAACATCTCGGGCAAGGGATCGCATGGAGCGGCCCCGCATCTCTCGGTCGATCCGGTGCTCATCCTCAGCCAGGTGATCACAGCGCTACAGTCGATCGCATCGCGCAATGTCGATCCGATCGAGTCGATCGTCGTGTCGACCTGCGTTGTCGAAGCGGGTTCGGCCTTCAACATCATCCCGCAGACGGCGAAGCTCGTCGGCACCGTGCGCACGCTGAGCGAGAAGACGCGCGATCTCGCCGAGACGCGGATGAAGGAGATCTGCGCCGGCGTCGCGACATCCTTCGGCGCCAAGATCGATGTCGACTACTGGCGCGGCACGCCGGTGCTCGTGAACAATGACGAGAAGGCGGAGTTCGCGGCGAAGATCGCGCGCGAGGTCGTCGGCGAAGCCAATGTCAACGACAATGTGAAGCAGATCATGGGCGGCGAGGATTTCGCCTTCATGCTCAATTCGCGGCCGGGCGCCTTCATCTTCCTCGGCAATGGCGACACGCCCTATTGCCATCACCCGTCCTACAATTTCAGCGATGAGGCGATTCCCTTTGGAGTCTCCTATTTCGTGCGGCTCGTCGAGACCGCGACGCAGGCGCAGTAA
- a CDS encoding M20 aminoacylase family protein: MPVINSVAAFADEVAGWRRDIHEHPELMFEEHRTAALVAGKLKEFGVDEVVTGFGRTGVVGVIRGKKPGKGKTIGIRADMDALPIEEATDVPYKSKTPGKMHACGHDGHTAMVLGAAKYLAETRNFAGAAVVIFQPAEEGGGGARAMLEDGLIERFGVDEVYGLHNSTQIEVGKFGIRPGPAMAAVDRFTIDISGKGSHGAAPHLSIDPILIMSQLITALQSIASRNVDPIESIVVSTCVAQAGSAFNIIPQTAKLIGTVRTLSEKTRDLAETRMKEICAGVAASFGAKIEIDYWRGTPVLVNNDEKTALAARVAADVVGEANVDANVRQIMGGEDFAFMMNARPGAFIYLGNGIGVGVHHPAYNFNDEAIPYGVSYFARLIETATEAQ; encoded by the coding sequence ATGCCTGTCATCAATAGCGTCGCGGCCTTCGCCGACGAGGTCGCCGGCTGGCGCCGCGACATCCATGAACATCCCGAACTGATGTTCGAGGAGCATCGCACGGCGGCGCTCGTCGCCGGCAAGCTGAAGGAGTTCGGCGTCGATGAGGTGGTGACAGGCTTCGGCCGCACCGGCGTCGTCGGCGTGATCAGGGGAAAGAAACCCGGCAAGGGCAAGACGATCGGCATCCGCGCCGATATGGACGCGCTGCCGATCGAGGAAGCGACCGACGTTCCCTACAAGTCGAAGACGCCGGGCAAGATGCACGCCTGCGGTCATGACGGGCACACCGCGATGGTGCTCGGCGCGGCGAAATATCTCGCCGAGACGCGCAATTTCGCGGGCGCGGCGGTGGTGATCTTCCAGCCGGCGGAAGAGGGCGGCGGCGGCGCGCGCGCCATGCTTGAAGACGGGCTGATCGAGCGCTTCGGCGTCGATGAAGTCTACGGGCTGCATAATTCAACGCAGATCGAGGTCGGCAAGTTCGGCATCCGGCCGGGACCGGCGATGGCGGCGGTCGACCGCTTCACCATCGACATCTCGGGGAAAGGCTCGCATGGCGCGGCCCCGCATCTATCGATCGATCCCATTCTCATCATGAGCCAGTTGATTACGGCGCTGCAGTCGATCGCCTCGCGCAATGTCGACCCGATCGAGTCGATCGTCGTATCCACCTGCGTCGCGCAGGCGGGCTCCGCCTTCAACATCATCCCGCAGACGGCGAAGCTCATCGGCACGGTGCGCACGCTCAGCGAGAAGACGCGCGATCTCGCCGAGACGCGCATGAAAGAAATCTGCGCCGGCGTCGCCGCCTCCTTCGGCGCGAAAATCGAGATCGATTACTGGCGCGGCACGCCGGTGCTCGTGAACAATGACGAGAAGACGGCGCTGGCGGCGCGCGTCGCGGCCGATGTGGTCGGCGAGGCGAATGTCGACGCCAACGTCCGGCAGATCATGGGCGGCGAGGATTTTGCTTTCATGATGAATGCGCGGCCAGGTGCCTTCATCTATCTCGGCAACGGGATCGGCGTCGGCGTGCATCATCCCGCCTACAACTTCAATGACGAGGCGATTCCCTACGGAGTCTCCTATTTCGCGCGTCTCATCGAGACCGCGACTGAAGCGCAGTGA